In a genomic window of Salmo trutta chromosome 32, fSalTru1.1, whole genome shotgun sequence:
- the LOC115171231 gene encoding KN motif and ankyrin repeat domain-containing protein 2 has protein sequence MAQVLHMDPSFPGGKLTPSAPPSLHGKEQEAPYSVETPYGYRLDLDFLKYVNDIEKGNTIKKVPGQRRPRYGSLPRGYGYTGSWWTSTESLCSNTSQDSRQSSFSYCAPGYHPHNSHSQRPSFSTARVEKTLLDARRKLEEEKEGGPRRFSSTLGSMHNSMAGSTTSLSSAHSYNRTHGGGTGSFTPMSSGLSTPVSPTPAHLQHVREQMAVALRKIRELEEQVKTIPVLQVKISVLQEEKRQLSVQLKSQKFLGHTLGFGRVGRPRGELYIDIPEEEVSSGAGATTRVAAGPLSPTTPEGSRPQADSGCEIEDTVIVGGARPAGQREVRTIGVGPEEAMASQQVDVGIGVQEQDLGLVPETEALKSQVGQLEGQLKRTMQELQAAQQQVQAAQRERQAQAPQANHSVRATSLSWQEQQGRSLQTVVSFTQQPHHRAQRTVGIQVYTLEQPATVVGVGTLLRAEGCSSPSLPPGGTVLEGTHRRHAKALGPEDAAVELPIAISSKQVREVLRSELSTSVPVTNPAIAIDTIGNQMALLHLKEGETPQHTAINTVQSQEDPSKPAAAASPQTALRSIMKHKAEGEPGSPSTKKNLQFTGVNGGYESTSSDDSSSESSEESDASEYHETTEKLPEAPESAAGQHQRAAAVPVSSTRLEHATPLPATTVQPPACEPASERSTSQSATISIGLQHVATLSPALNTAVQQCAYDSAPTETTYPSPANDCVRQGSIVQSSVPDPIPQECTSINTSTEPTTPEQCTVQSAATCSAPPKPPRCQPEATNPEVKQGVTQSNTTDVTVQLDAIKSQTTDLAPQHWATQSSATEQSSQQRRVQSSASTPAPGNAPSATGAANQETRLEFSESLMASLHALQKALGEPNAFSQPAARTAYTTVLQEWLRVSCHKAADTAMVRAYMDTFSSVSPQLLKFVVNMADGNGNTALHYTVSHSNFPVVKLLLDTGLCNADKQNKAGYTAIMLTALAAFHSDSDLHTVLQLLRTGDVNAKASQAGQTALMLAVSHGRGDMVRALLSCGAQVNIRDDDGSTALMCACEHGHVDIVRQLLSVPGCDVTLTDNDGSSALSIALEASQNDIAVLLYAHLNFAKPPSPVSPKSPLLGSSPTSGETK, from the exons ATGGCTCAGGTGCTGCACATGGACCCCAGCTTCCCAGGAG GGAAGCTTACCCCGTCCGCTCCCCCCTCCCTGCACGGGAAGGAGCAGGAGGCGCCCTACTCTGTGGAGACCCCCTACGGCTACCGTCTGGACCTAGACTTCCTCAAGTATGTCAACGACATTGAGAAGGGAAACACCATCAAGAAGGTGCCCGGTCAGCGCCGGCCCCGCTACGGGTCTCTTCCCCGGGGGTACGGCTACACAGGCTCCTGGTGGACCTCCACAGAGTCCCTGTGCTCTAACACCAGCCAGGACAGCCGCCAATCATCCTTCTCCTACTGCGCCCCGGGCTACCACCCACATAACTCCCACTCCCAGAGGCCCAGCTTCAGCACGGCCCGGGTGGAGAAGACCCTGCTGGACGCCCGCAGGAAGttggaggaagagaaagaagggGGCCCCAGGAGGTTCTCCAGCACACTTGGTAGCATGCACAACAGCATGGCCGGATCCACCACCTCCCTGAGCAGCGCCCACAGCTACAACCGCACCCATGGAGGAGGAACGGGCTCCTTCACCCCCATGAGCTCCGGCCTGTCCACGCCCGTGTCGCCCACCCCGGCCCACCTGCAGCATGTGAGAGAGCAGATGGCGGTGGCTCTCAGGAAGATCCGGGAGCTGGAGGAGCAGGTGAAGACCATCCCCGTGCTCCAGGTGAAGATCTCTGTGCTGCAGGAGGAAAAGAGGCAACTAAGCGTCCAGCTGAAGAGCCAGAAATTTCTGGGACACACCCTTGGCTTCGGCAGAGTGGGCCGGCCCCGAGGGGAGCTCTACATCGACATCCCAGAGGAGGAGGTGAGCTCTGGAGCTGGAGCCACCACCAGGGTTGCAGCAGGACCTCTGTCCCCCACCACCCCTGAGGGCTCCAGGCCGCAGGCAGACTCAGGCTGTGAGATCGAGGACACGGTGATCGTGGGTGGAGCGCGGCCGGCTGGGCAGAGGGAAGTGCGTACCATTGGGGTGGGACCAGAGGAGGCGATGGCCAGCCAGCAGGTGGATGTGGGCATTGGGGTGCAGGAGCAGGACCTGGGGCTGGTGCCGGAGACAGAGGCCCTGAAGAGCCAGGTGGGCCAGCTGGAGGGCCAGCTGAAGAGGACGATGCAGGAGCTGCAGGCTGCCCagcagcaggtgcaggcagctcagagggagaggcaggctCAGGCCCCCCAGGCAAACCACTCGGTCAGGGCCACCAGTCTGAGCTGGCAGGAGCAGCAGGGACGCAGCCTGCAAACGGTAGTCAGCTTTACCCAGCAGCCCCATCACCGGGCGCAGAGGACTGTGGGAATCCAGGTGTACACGCTGGAGCAACCAGCCACTGTGGTGGGGGTGGGCACGTTGCTCCGAGCAGAGGGGTGcagctccccctccctccctccaggtggTACAGTCCTGGAGGGAACCCACAGAAGACATGCAAAGGCCCTGGGCCCAGAGG ATGCAGCTGTTGAGCTGCCCATCGCCATCTCCTCCAAACAGGTCCGAGAGGTCCTAAGAAGTGAGCTGTCCACCTCTGTGCCTGTCACTAATCCTGCCATCGCCATTGATACCATTGGTAATCAGATGGCTTTGCTGCATCTGAAGGAAGGAGAGACACCCCAGCACACTGCCATAAACACCGTCCAGTCTCAAGAAGACCCATCAAAGCCAG CTGCAGCAGCCTCTCCCCAGACCGCCCTGAGGTCCATTATGAAACATAAGGCTGAAGGAGAACCTGGCTCTCCATCCACCAAGAAGAACCTGCAGTTCACTGGAGTCAATGGAGG GTATGAGTCCACCTCCTCAGACGACAGTAGCAGTGAGAGTTCAGAGGAGAGTGATGCCAGTGAATATCATGAGACCACAGAGAAACTCCCAGAAGCACCAGAGTCTGCAGCGGGACAGCACCAGCGAGCAGCAGCAGTCCCAGTCTCCTCCACAAGGCTAGAGCATGCCACCCCGCTCCCAGCCACTACCGTCCAACCACCAGCCTGCGAACCTGCCTCTGAGCGGAGCACCAGCCAATCAGCAACCATAAGCATAGGACTGCAGCATGTAGCCACCTTATCACCGGCCTTGAACACTGCCGTGCAACAATGTGCCTATGACTCTGCCCCCACTGAGACTACCTACCCGTCTCCAGCCAATGACTGTGTCCGTCAGGGGAGTATTGTCCAATCATCGGTCCCAGACCCCATCCCTCAGGAGTGTACCTCCATAAATACTAGCACTGAACCCACTACACCTGAGCAGTGCACCGTCCAATCAGCAGCTACCTGTTCTGCACCCCCCAAGCCACCCAGATGCCAACCAGAAGCCACTAACCCGGAGGTAAAGCAGGGTGTCACCCAATCAAATACCACTGATGTCACCGTTCAGCTAGATGCCATCAAATCACAAACTACTGACCTCGCCCCTCAGCATTGGGCCACCCAATCATCAGCTACTGAACAAAGCTCCCAGCAGAGGAGAGTCCAATCATCAGCCTCGACACCAGCACCTGGAAACGCCCCAAGTGCTACTGGAGCAGCCAATCAAGAAACCAG ACTTGAATTCAGTGAGAGCCTGATGGCATCTCTCCATGCCCTGCAGAAAGCCCTGGGTGAACCCAATGCTTTCAGCCAGCCAGCAGCG AGGACAGCCTACACCACGGTGCTCCAGGAGTGGCTTCGTGTGTCCTGTCACAAGGCAGCTGACACTGCCATGGTCAGGGCCTATATGGATACCTTCTCCTCCGTCTCCCCACAGCTGCTGAAGTTTGTGGTCAATATGGCCGACGGCAACGGCAACACGGCCCTGCACTACACCGTCTCCCACTCCAACTTCCCTGTGGTCAAGCTGCTGCTGGACACTG gcCTGTGCAACGCTGACAAGCAGAACAAGGCCGGGTACACAGCCATCATGCTGACAGCTCTGGCTGCCTTCCACTCTGACAGTGACCTTCACACCGTCCTGCAGCTGCTGCGCACAGGGGACGTGAACGCCAAAGCCAGCCAG GCGGGTCAGACGGCGTTGATGCTGGCAGTGAGTCACGGGCGAGGGGACATGGTACGGGCGCTGCTCTCCTGCGGGGCACAGGTCAACATCCGCGACGACGACGGCTCCACGGCGCTCATGTGTGCCTGCGAGCACGGCCACGTCGACATCGTGCGTCAGCTGCTGTCTGTGCCAGGCTGTGATGTCACCCTCACTGATAAC gatGGCAGTTCAGCCCTGTCCATAGCCCTGGAGGCCAGTCAGAATGACATCGCTGTGCTTCTCTACGCTCACCTCAACTTCGCCAAGCCTCCTTCCCCT GTATCACCAAAGTCTCCTCTTTTGGGATCCTCTCCCACCTCTGGTGAAACAAAGTGA